A genomic window from Lactobacillus sp. ESL0677 includes:
- the glpK gene encoding glycerol kinase GlpK — translation MAEKYILAIDEGTTSTRAIIMDHAGKKVIDSRKEFRQYFPKPGWVEHDANEIWNSVLSTIANSFINSGIKPEQIAGIGITNQRETTVIWDKKTGLPIYHAIVWQSRQTSELADQLIKDGYQDLIHEKTGLIPDAYFSATKIRWILDHVAGAQERAEKGELLFGTIDSWLVWKLTGGKVHVTDYSNASRTMLFNISKLDWDDDILKLLNIPRKMLPAVKSNSEIYGQTADYHFYGSQVPIAGMAGDQQAALFGQLAFEPGMIKNTYGTGAFTVMNTGEKPKFSANNLLTTIAYGINGKVNYALEGSIYVAGSAIQWLRDQMQIIDDAPQSEEAARNSTDHNEVFVVPAFTGLGAPYWDSNVRGSVFGLTRGTSRDDFTKATLQSLAYQSRDVIDTMRVDTGIPIPKLKVDGGAANNDYLMQFQADILGIEIERAANLETTALGAAFLAGLAIGFWKNVDEIKKIQKVGKTFKPQMSTAERDNLYSGWQSAVKAAQSFSYHPYQVED, via the coding sequence ATGGCCGAGAAATATATTTTAGCGATTGATGAAGGAACGACAAGTACGCGTGCAATTATCATGGATCATGCAGGCAAAAAGGTAATTGATTCACGCAAAGAGTTTCGGCAATACTTTCCTAAGCCAGGTTGGGTAGAACATGATGCTAATGAAATTTGGAATTCGGTCTTATCAACGATTGCCAATTCCTTTATTAATTCGGGGATTAAACCAGAACAAATAGCTGGAATTGGGATTACTAATCAGCGGGAAACGACAGTTATCTGGGATAAGAAGACTGGCTTGCCAATCTACCATGCGATTGTGTGGCAATCACGGCAGACCTCGGAGTTAGCAGATCAATTGATTAAAGACGGCTATCAAGATTTGATTCATGAAAAGACAGGTCTAATCCCTGATGCTTACTTTTCAGCTACTAAAATTCGCTGGATTTTGGATCATGTTGCTGGTGCCCAAGAGCGCGCTGAAAAAGGCGAGTTGTTGTTTGGCACGATTGACTCTTGGCTGGTCTGGAAGTTAACTGGCGGCAAGGTTCATGTTACTGACTATTCTAATGCCAGCAGAACCATGCTATTTAATATTTCTAAGCTTGACTGGGACGATGACATTCTGAAGTTGCTTAACATTCCACGAAAAATGCTTCCAGCAGTTAAATCCAATTCAGAAATTTATGGCCAGACCGCAGATTATCATTTCTATGGTAGTCAGGTGCCAATTGCTGGGATGGCTGGTGACCAGCAGGCAGCCTTGTTTGGCCAATTGGCATTTGAGCCAGGGATGATTAAGAATACCTATGGTACAGGTGCCTTCACCGTGATGAACACGGGTGAAAAGCCGAAGTTCTCCGCTAACAATTTGTTAACGACGATTGCCTATGGCATTAATGGCAAAGTAAATTACGCCTTAGAGGGTAGTATTTACGTTGCTGGGTCTGCAATTCAGTGGCTGCGTGACCAGATGCAAATCATTGATGATGCACCGCAATCCGAAGAAGCAGCGCGCAATTCAACCGACCATAACGAAGTCTTTGTTGTTCCTGCCTTTACTGGATTAGGGGCACCATATTGGGACTCTAATGTTCGCGGGTCTGTCTTTGGCTTAACTCGGGGTACTTCACGGGATGACTTCACCAAGGCTACCTTGCAGTCACTGGCTTATCAAAGCCGGGATGTCATTGACACAATGCGCGTAGATACTGGTATTCCAATTCCTAAGCTCAAGGTTGACGGTGGTGCCGCTAATAATGATTACTTAATGCAGTTTCAAGCCGATATTTTGGGAATTGAAATTGAACGCGCTGCCAATTTGGAGACAACTGCTTTAGGTGCCGCATTTTTGGCTGGCTTAGCAATTGGTTTTTGGAAAAATGTCGATGAAATCAAAAAGATTCAGAAGGTAGGAAAGACTTTCAAGCCGCAAATGAGTACGGCAGAACGTGATAACTTGTATTCAGGCTGGCAATCAGCAGTCAAAGCAGCACAGAGCTTTTCATATCATCCTTATCAAGTAGAAGATTAG
- a CDS encoding FAD-dependent oxidoreductase, whose translation MTFSLTTRKEEIDRLKNEQLDLLVIGGGITGAGVALQAAAAKMKTGLIDMQDFGGGTSSRSTRLVHGGIRYLKTFDVQVVSDTVKERAVIQHIAPHMTQPDPMILPIYDEPGTTFTMFSVKVAMDLYDHLAGIEGDSPLMKYANYTIDKEETLKREPQLNPVNLQGAGVYLDYQNNDSRLVVENVKKAHTLGCLAVSRLKCIEILHDDQGHVNGVKVKDQLTDEEFTIHANVVINTSGPWSDTVRQEDKQAYKKPRLRPTKGVHLVVDQSRLKVPQPTYFGSGTADGRMIFTIPREGKTYFGTTDTDFTGDYAHPAVEQSDVDYLLDIINRKYPSAHLTVDDIEASWAGVRPLIEAEVSPTEAADAVSGASVSDSTSAPSAVSRGSSLTEAEDGLITLAGGKLTDYRIMANGALAKIKQKQHDEFGKDFILQDSAEIKVAGGDFDSDNVEAELAAIAQRGTQSGISQEDATEIANLFGSEADQIFEHAQEIEPAEGLTLGQTAALDYSLNEEMALTPVDYLLRRTYHVLFKNDTIDEVKVGVIKHMAAYYDWDQDQISRYEQELNTEIAESRLEKFKK comes from the coding sequence ATGACATTTTCGTTAACAACAAGAAAAGAAGAAATTGACCGTTTAAAAAATGAGCAGCTAGACCTGCTAGTTATCGGTGGCGGGATTACTGGCGCTGGAGTTGCCTTACAAGCAGCTGCAGCTAAGATGAAAACTGGTCTGATTGATATGCAGGACTTTGGCGGTGGCACTTCGTCGCGCTCAACCAGACTAGTACATGGCGGCATTCGCTACTTGAAAACATTTGACGTTCAGGTGGTTTCAGATACGGTAAAGGAACGGGCAGTAATTCAGCATATTGCGCCACACATGACCCAACCTGATCCCATGATTTTACCAATTTATGATGAGCCGGGGACCACCTTTACCATGTTTTCTGTTAAGGTTGCAATGGACTTATATGACCATTTAGCAGGCATTGAAGGCGACTCGCCATTGATGAAATATGCCAACTATACAATTGATAAGGAAGAAACTTTAAAACGTGAACCACAGCTGAATCCGGTTAACTTGCAGGGAGCCGGGGTCTACCTTGACTACCAAAACAATGATTCGCGTCTGGTAGTAGAAAATGTCAAAAAAGCTCATACATTAGGCTGTCTTGCTGTTAGTCGGTTGAAGTGCATTGAAATTTTGCATGATGACCAAGGTCACGTGAACGGTGTGAAAGTTAAGGATCAATTAACAGACGAAGAATTTACGATTCATGCTAATGTAGTGATTAATACATCTGGGCCGTGGTCTGATACTGTAAGACAAGAGGACAAGCAGGCTTATAAGAAGCCGCGTTTACGCCCAACTAAAGGTGTGCACCTAGTAGTTGATCAATCACGGCTTAAGGTACCACAACCAACTTACTTTGGTTCAGGAACTGCCGATGGCCGCATGATTTTCACAATTCCGCGAGAAGGCAAAACATACTTTGGTACGACTGATACCGACTTTACCGGCGATTATGCTCACCCAGCGGTTGAACAGAGTGACGTTGATTATCTGCTGGATATTATTAACAGAAAATATCCAAGTGCTCACCTAACAGTTGATGATATTGAAGCTAGCTGGGCCGGTGTTCGACCGCTTATTGAAGCTGAAGTCAGTCCAACTGAAGCTGCTGATGCCGTTAGTGGTGCTAGTGTGTCAGATAGTACGTCGGCCCCGTCTGCTGTTTCGCGTGGTAGCTCTCTGACAGAAGCAGAAGATGGTCTGATCACTTTAGCTGGTGGTAAGCTGACAGATTACCGGATTATGGCCAATGGTGCTTTAGCTAAAATCAAGCAAAAGCAGCATGATGAGTTTGGTAAAGACTTTATTTTGCAAGATTCGGCTGAAATCAAGGTTGCAGGTGGCGACTTCGATTCCGATAACGTAGAAGCAGAGCTGGCAGCAATTGCCCAGCGTGGTACGCAAAGTGGAATTAGCCAAGAAGATGCGACGGAAATTGCCAATCTCTTTGGCTCAGAAGCAGACCAAATTTTTGAACATGCACAAGAAATTGAGCCAGCAGAGGGCTTAACATTGGGTCAGACTGCAGCGCTTGATTATTCGCTTAATGAAGAAATGGCGTTGACCCCGGTTGATTACTTGTTGCGCCGGACGTACCACGTTCTATTTAAGAACGATACTATAGATGAAGTTAAGGTAGGTGTAATCAAGCACATGGCGGCTTACTATGATTGGGATCAGGACCAGATTAGCCGTTATGAACAAGAATTAAACACAGAAATAGCAGAATCGAGATTGGAAAAATTTAAGAAGTAA
- a CDS encoding Cof-type HAD-IIB family hydrolase: MIKLVACDLDGTLFNSQVTISEGNAAAIRAAQNSGIEFLVATGRAPKQSRAVIRDYGLQTGFININGALVYDEHDILQVKHVLPKQKAIAVAQILRKYDIYFEIVTADHIYSEDISKRVFNLANSLITLNPGISFKEAVAISGGSNAMLSMTLVDSFEQLFADPNIEIMKIIAFDSQGYITLNKVKEEIRQLGDLAVTSSAATNIEINDIHAQKGTALLDYAKKKGIKRDEVAAIGDNLNDISMIRDAGIGVAMGNAVPEIKKAAQIETKTNNEDGVGYILRKFIKDNAKK, translated from the coding sequence TTGATTAAATTAGTAGCCTGCGACCTTGATGGTACCCTATTTAACAGCCAAGTAACCATTTCTGAGGGAAACGCTGCTGCCATTCGCGCCGCCCAAAACAGTGGCATCGAGTTTTTAGTTGCAACAGGTCGTGCCCCCAAGCAATCACGGGCAGTTATTCGTGACTATGGCCTGCAAACCGGCTTTATCAACATTAACGGTGCCTTAGTTTATGATGAACATGATATTTTACAAGTCAAGCATGTCTTGCCCAAGCAAAAAGCGATTGCTGTGGCCCAGATTCTGCGTAAATACGATATTTATTTTGAAATTGTAACTGCTGACCACATTTATTCCGAGGACATTAGCAAGCGCGTCTTCAACTTGGCTAATTCACTAATTACGCTTAATCCCGGAATATCTTTTAAAGAGGCTGTAGCTATTTCTGGCGGCAGTAATGCCATGTTAAGTATGACTTTAGTTGATAGTTTTGAGCAGCTTTTTGCCGACCCTAACATTGAAATTATGAAAATAATTGCCTTTGACAGTCAGGGATATATCACATTAAACAAAGTCAAAGAGGAAATAAGACAGCTTGGCGACCTTGCAGTCACTTCCAGTGCCGCAACTAATATCGAAATCAATGATATTCATGCTCAAAAAGGAACTGCCCTGCTCGATTATGCCAAGAAAAAGGGCATTAAGCGTGACGAGGTTGCCGCAATCGGCGATAATTTAAATGATATCAGCATGATTCGTGATGCTGGAATCGGCGTGGCAATGGGCAATGCCGTTCCAGAAATTAAAAAGGCTGCCCAGATTGAAACTAAAACCAATAATGAAGATGGTGTCGGCTATATCTTAAGAAAGTTTATCAAGGATAACGCTAAGAAATAG